The following coding sequences lie in one Lysobacter capsici genomic window:
- a CDS encoding DUF2069 domain-containing protein: MNAPAPARAPRTRADWVLLTALLLLAALFCVWYLLPRQHPIAGLTVFVLPPTLLALGVALRSRLAAYWAGVLALFWFCHGVMLAWSSPPERAYALIEVVLALAVIFAANLAGVKARFQKKP; this comes from the coding sequence TTGAACGCGCCCGCTCCGGCGCGCGCGCCGCGCACCCGCGCCGACTGGGTGCTGCTGACCGCGCTGTTGTTGCTGGCGGCCCTGTTCTGCGTCTGGTACCTGCTGCCGCGGCAACATCCGATCGCCGGCCTGACCGTGTTCGTGCTGCCGCCGACGCTGCTCGCGCTCGGCGTCGCCCTGCGCAGCCGCCTGGCCGCGTACTGGGCCGGCGTGCTCGCGCTGTTCTGGTTCTGCCACGGGGTCATGCTGGCGTGGTCGTCGCCGCCCGAGCGCGCGTATGCCTTGATCGAAGTGGTGCTGGCGCTGGCGGTGATCTTCGCGGCCAACCTGGCCGGGGTAAAAGCGCGCTTCCAAAAGAAACCCTGA
- a CDS encoding asparaginase domain-containing protein: protein MDQLCIVTTGGTIDKIYFDDKSDYQIGEPQIGRILDELGVAFRYSVIPIIRKDSLHITGADRELIRAAIAAQDAQHVLVTHGTDSMVETAKVLATIPGKTIVLTGALNPARFRGSDAEFNIGTAVGAVQSLPAGVYIAMNGRIWDPAKVRKNVEANRFEAL from the coding sequence ATGGACCAGCTCTGCATCGTCACCACCGGCGGCACGATCGACAAGATCTACTTCGACGACAAGTCGGACTACCAGATCGGCGAACCGCAGATCGGCCGCATTCTCGACGAGCTCGGCGTGGCCTTCCGCTACAGCGTGATTCCGATCATCCGCAAGGATTCGCTGCACATCACCGGCGCCGACCGCGAGCTGATCCGCGCCGCGATCGCCGCCCAGGACGCGCAGCACGTGCTGGTCACCCACGGCACCGACAGCATGGTCGAGACCGCCAAGGTGCTGGCCACCATCCCCGGCAAGACCATCGTCCTGACCGGCGCGCTGAACCCGGCGCGGTTCCGCGGCTCGGACGCCGAATTCAACATCGGCACCGCGGTCGGCGCGGTGCAGTCGTTGCCGGCCGGCGTCTACATCGCCATGAACGGGCGGATCTGGGACCCGGCCAAGGTGCGCAAGAACGTCGAAGCCAACCGTTTCGAAGCGCTGTGA
- a CDS encoding M20/M25/M40 family metallo-hydrolase, with protein MQRSILLSLSLLSLTVAAPAFAQSAPARIDAARVVPAQADPAMAAALSDPFKPVYVVTSRQTHDAGLSTLARNASARVGRSGAALVVSELQTHQLGDLSRHVHEKERRCGGYFAFDSRAEAEAFVRNDRSVEAMTTAFASYAIDNQATVTPWLGQVNEANIRATIQSLSSNWPNRHASTSHGRNAATWVRDRWAALGNGRGDVSTELFNCSNCGSQPSVILTIGGNELPDEVVVLGAHLDTVSNSGSGESMRAPGADDDASGIATLTEVLRIAMASGYKPKRTIKLMGYAAEEIGLRGSNAIAADFKRRGVNVVGVLQLDMTNYRTSTAPDVRVINDFSNAGLQQLLRDLFATYLGGSLRLGSYTCNYGCSDHASWTAAGYPAAMYFEGGNANGGYSPYIHTANDTLASVGQSARASVPFAKLGLAFLGEVGKTAGR; from the coding sequence GTGCAACGTTCGATCCTGCTGTCGCTTTCGCTGCTCTCGCTGACCGTCGCCGCGCCCGCGTTCGCGCAGAGCGCCCCCGCACGCATCGACGCCGCCCGCGTCGTCCCGGCCCAGGCCGACCCCGCCATGGCCGCCGCGTTATCGGATCCGTTCAAGCCGGTGTACGTGGTGACCTCGCGCCAGACTCACGACGCGGGCCTGAGCACGCTCGCGCGCAACGCCAGCGCCCGCGTCGGCCGCAGCGGCGCGGCCCTGGTCGTGTCCGAACTGCAGACCCATCAGCTCGGCGACCTGAGCCGCCACGTGCATGAAAAAGAACGCCGCTGCGGCGGCTACTTCGCCTTCGACAGCCGCGCCGAAGCCGAAGCCTTCGTGCGCAACGACCGCAGCGTGGAAGCGATGACCACCGCCTTCGCCAGCTATGCGATCGACAACCAGGCCACGGTCACGCCCTGGCTGGGGCAGGTCAACGAAGCCAACATCCGCGCGACCATCCAGTCCCTGTCGAGCAACTGGCCGAACCGTCACGCCAGCACCAGCCACGGCCGCAACGCCGCGACCTGGGTTCGCGACCGCTGGGCCGCGCTCGGCAATGGCCGCGGCGACGTCAGCACCGAACTGTTCAACTGCAGCAACTGCGGTTCGCAGCCGTCGGTCATCCTCACCATCGGCGGCAACGAACTGCCGGACGAAGTGGTGGTTCTCGGCGCGCACCTGGACACCGTCTCCAACAGCGGCAGCGGCGAAAGCATGCGCGCGCCCGGCGCCGACGACGATGCGTCCGGCATCGCCACCCTGACCGAGGTGCTGCGCATCGCCATGGCCAGCGGCTACAAGCCCAAGCGCACGATCAAGCTGATGGGATATGCGGCCGAGGAAATCGGCCTGCGCGGTTCCAATGCGATCGCCGCGGACTTCAAGCGCCGCGGCGTCAACGTGGTCGGCGTGCTGCAGCTGGACATGACCAACTACCGCACCAGCACCGCGCCGGACGTGCGGGTGATCAACGACTTCTCCAACGCCGGCCTGCAGCAGTTGCTGCGCGATCTGTTCGCGACCTACCTCGGCGGCAGCCTGCGGCTGGGCAGCTACACCTGCAATTACGGCTGTTCCGATCACGCCTCGTGGACCGCGGCGGGTTATCCGGCGGCGATGTATTTCGAAGGCGGCAACGCCAACGGCGGCTATTCGCCGTACATCCACACCGCCAACGACACCCTGGCCAGCGTGGGCCAGTCGGCGCGCGCGAGCGTGCCGTTCGCCAAGCTGGGACTGGCGTTCCTGGGCGAGGTGGGCAAGACCGCCGGGCGCTGA